The following DNA comes from candidate division WOR-3 bacterium.
TCATGCTTCGGGTATAATGACAAAAGCAATAAGAATAAGAAAAGCAGCAGGTGATAAAATTTTACTTTCCTTTGGAATAAGAAGAATGCATCCTGCTCTTGCTCCTTTTATTGATTTTTATGCGTTTATGGGAGGTTGTGATGGGGTATCTTCTATTGCAGGTGCAGAAGCAATTGGAGAAAATCCAAGAGGAACTATGCCCCACTCCCTCATAATATTAATGGGAGAAGAAGAAGCCTGGAAAGCCTTTGATGAAGAAATATCAAAAGATATACCAAGAATTGCCTTAATTGATACTTATGGAGATGAAAAGGTCCAAGCCATAAAAGCAGCAGAGACTATAAAGGATCTCTCGGGCGTGAGGCTTGATACCCCAGCTTCAAGAAGGGGGAATTTGATAAAAATAATAAAGGAAATTAAATGGGAACTCAAAATAAGGGAAAAAGAAAATATTAAAATCTTCATTTCTGGTGGTCTTGATGAATTTGAAGTTAAAAAACTTTCTGAAGCAGGAGCTGATGGATTTGGAGTTGGAACATCTCTATCAAATGCAAAAGTTATTGATTATGCAATGGATATTGTTGAAGTAGAAAATAAACCCTGTGCAAAAAAAGGAAAATTTGGTGGAAAGAAAAAACCTTTTATTTGTAGAGATGATAAAGAAATAATTGTGGATCACTTTAATAAAGATGAGTTAATTTGTCCCAAATGTAAAAGGAAGATGGAACCTCTTTTCATCCAGTATATTAAAGAAGGTAAAATTGTTTATGAATTTGAAAATGTGAAAGAAGTAAGAAAAAAGATAATTGAAAATTTATTAAACTTATCTTTTGAAGAATTGGGGCTTTAAGTAATTTGAATTAACTATATCACGATTATTTAAATTAAAACTTATATTCACTTTCTTCTCACGTAGATGATTTTAAAACTAACCATTTTCAATATGAGAAGTATTAACCCTATAGGGATTGAACTCTGCATAAAGAATATGCTTTATTTGCATAATCAAATTCCATCAACTTTAATTTTTTTATCTTTTTTACTTGCAAAGGCAACAGGCATAGTTTCTGTATTCATAAAATAACCAAACTCACAATCCCTTGTTATAGCAATAACACCTGCTCTACCACCTGTATTTTTTTCAAGAATTTCAATACCCTTTATGCAGGCTTCTTTGACATTAACACCTTCCTCCACTCTATCACAAACAAATTTTGAGAGAACAACCTTCATTATTGCCTCTCCAATTCCAGTTGCAGAAACAGCACAAAAGGAATTAGCATAAGTTCCACAACCAGGACAGGGAGTATCTCCAACTCTTCCTTCCATTTTAAAAAAAACACCTCCTGTTGATGTTCCTGCAACAATATTACCTTTGCTATCAACAGCACAAGCTCCTACAGTCTCACCAACAAAAATCTCATACTTATCCTTAGCCCATTTTAAAATATTTTTCATCTCTTTTTTTAAAAAATTTTTCTTATCTTTTAGAAATTCAAGGTAAAAATTTAACCTCTCTCTACTAACTAAATTTATTTTTTTAAAACCTTCAAGTAAGGCAAACTCTTCAGCTCCTTTACCAACAAATAAAAGATGTGGTGTTTTCTCCATAACTCTTCTTGCAATAAGAATAGGGTTTTTAAATCCAGTTATCCCTGCAACTGCACCGAATTTTAAGGTATTTCCAACCATTATTGAAGCATCAAGTTCCACTGTTCCCCTTATTGTTAAAACTGAACCAAACCCAGCATTAAAATAAGGATTATCCTCCATTTCTGAAACAGCAGCACATACTGCATCAATTGCTGAACCACCTTTTTCTAAAATACGGAATCCCTTTTCACAGGCTTTTTTCACTCCCTTTATAGCTTCCTTTTTGTTTCTATGTTTTCCAGCCCCTCCATGAACAATAATTCCATAATTTTCCATATATTTTTCCCTCCTTTTTGAATAGAAAATAAAATTATAGGAAAATTTATAAATGAAAAACTATTTAGAAACAACTATTAATAAGGAAATTAAAGAAAAAATTGAAAAATTTGTAAAAATTTTAAAAGAAGTTAATAAAAGAATAAACCTTATAAGCAAAAGAGACATAGAAAAAATTTATGAAAAACATATTACAGAATCACTTTTTTATTTAGAAA
Coding sequences within:
- a CDS encoding nicotinate phosphoribosyltransferase translates to MEKFPFLIANENYIKEGKTTDIYFLRTKNILQKRNIKKKVFAEFTVSSPPYPLFAFAGIREVVKLLEGKNINLWGIKEGEIIPSSDINGVLIPVMAIEGEYTEFCEYETPLLGFICHASGIMTKAIRIRKAAGDKILLSFGIRRMHPALAPFIDFYAFMGGCDGVSSIAGAEAIGENPRGTMPHSLIILMGEEEAWKAFDEEISKDIPRIALIDTYGDEKVQAIKAAETIKDLSGVRLDTPASRRGNLIKIIKEIKWELKIREKENIKIFISGGLDEFEVKKLSEAGADGFGVGTSLSNAKVIDYAMDIVEVENKPCAKKGKFGGKKKPFICRDDKEIIVDHFNKDELICPKCKRKMEPLFIQYIKEGKIVYEFENVKEVRKKIIENLLNLSFEELGL
- a CDS encoding isoaspartyl peptidase/L-asparaginase family protein translates to MENYGIIVHGGAGKHRNKKEAIKGVKKACEKGFRILEKGGSAIDAVCAAVSEMEDNPYFNAGFGSVLTIRGTVELDASIMVGNTLKFGAVAGITGFKNPILIARRVMEKTPHLLFVGKGAEEFALLEGFKKINLVSRERLNFYLEFLKDKKNFLKKEMKNILKWAKDKYEIFVGETVGACAVDSKGNIVAGTSTGGVFFKMEGRVGDTPCPGCGTYANSFCAVSATGIGEAIMKVVLSKFVCDRVEEGVNVKEACIKGIEILEKNTGGRAGVIAITRDCEFGYFMNTETMPVAFASKKDKKIKVDGI